The following proteins are encoded in a genomic region of Balaenoptera ricei isolate mBalRic1 chromosome 14, mBalRic1.hap2, whole genome shotgun sequence:
- the ZNF891 gene encoding LOW QUALITY PROTEIN: zinc finger protein 891 (The sequence of the model RefSeq protein was modified relative to this genomic sequence to represent the inferred CDS: inserted 2 bases in 1 codon) has product MAAIDLCPIWALPTQDSACFYVRNTEGERIVPGFPATWLQGPVSFKDVAVEFTQEEWMMLDSAQRSMYRDVMLENYVNLTLVEYQLCKPVISLLGQEDIRTVKRRIPQGTCPDWEIQLKTKESTSNWNIFWGKSSSGKKMIRFTMDDWSPTLRADWECHKIRKQHKIPEGXFTQKKGASQERLYDYHELEEDSKLRSKLVFSKRVSISKHCHKCYLDIECLKHNSILNNYEKNSVSERVCESHEYDRALWHLERTQTAQKEYTCSKHGIHFKHNNMLPICNNYHMGENSYECNKNKTFCHHSSLKQQEQTPTEEKHECNQRGKAFKRISNLILHKRSHMGEKQYECKECRKVFNDSSTPRRHVRTHTGEKPYECNQCGKAFSQKTSLKVHMRTHTGEKPYECNHCGKSFGTSSYLTVHKRIHSGEKLYECSDCGKAFNTSSHLKVHKKTHTGENLYECTDCGKVFSGLSSLRMHVRTHTGEKPYECKECRKTFSVSSSLRRHVRTHTGEKPYGCIQCGKTFSQNSSLTIHKRIHTGRETL; this is encoded by the exons ATGGCAGCCATTGACCTATGCCCGATATGGGCTCTGCCTACACAAGACTCTGCCTGTTTCTATGTGAGAAATACTGAGGGGGAAAGGATAGTGCCTGGATTCCCAGCAACCTGGTTACAGGGACCAGTGTCCTTTAAGGATGTGGCTGTGGAGTTCACCCAGGAGGAGTGGATGATGTTGGACTCTGCTCAGAGAAGTATGTACAGAGATGTAATGTTGGAAAACTATGTAAATCTCACCTTAGTGGAATATCAATTATGCAAGCCTGTGATCTCCCTGTTGGGTCAAGAAGACATAAGAACTGTGAAAAGGAGAATTCCCCAAGGCACCTGTCCAGACTGGGAGATTCAACTGAAAACCAAAGAATCAACTTCTAACTGGAATATTTTTTGGGGAAAATCATCTAGTGGCAAGAAAATGATAAGATTCACAATGGATGATTGGTCTCCCACATTAAGAGCAGACTGGGAATGCCATAAAATCAGAAAACAGCACAAGATCCCAGAGGG ATTTACTCAAAAGAAGGGAGCATCTCAGGAGAGATTGTATGACTATCATGAATTAGAGGAGGACTCTAAACTCAGATCAAAACTTGTTTTTTCAAAGAGAGTTTCCATCAGTAAACATTGCCATAAGTGTTACTTAGATATTGAGTGTTTGAAGCATAATTCAATCCTaaacaattatgaaaaaaactctgTAAGTGAGAGGGTCTGTGAAAGTCATGAATATGACAGAGCTCTGTGGCATCTTGAAAGAACTCAAACAGCACAAAAAGAGTACACATGCTCCAAACATGGCATACACTTTAAACATAATAATATGCTTCCTATATGCAACAATTATCATATGGGGGAGAATTCCTATGagtgtaataaaaacaaaaccttttgtCATCATTCATCCCTTAAGCAACAGGAGCAAACTCCTACTGAAGAGAAGCATGAATGTAATCAGCGTGGAAAAGCCTTCAAAAggatttctaatcttattttgcACAAGAGAAGTCACATGGGTGAGAAACAATATGAATGTAAAGAATGTAGGAAAGTCTTCAATGATTCCTCAACCCCAAGGAGACATGTAAGAACTCAcactggtgagaaaccctatgaatgtaatcaatgtggaaaagctttcagtcaaAAAACATCTCTTAAGGTTCACATGagaactcacactggagagaaaccttatgagTGTAATCATTGTGGAAAATCCTTTGGCACAAGTTCTTACCTTACAGTGCACAAGAGAATACACAGTGGGGAGAAACTCTATGAATGCAGTGACTGTGGAAAAGCCTTCAACACAAGCTCTCACCTTAAAGTTCACAAGAAAACACACACTGGAGAGAACCTTTATGAATGCACTGACTGTGGGAAGGTTTTTAGTGGTCTCTCATCTCTTAGAATGCATGTGAGAACTCATACTGGGGAGAAACCCTACGAATGTAAGGAATGCAGGAAAACCTTCAGTGTTTCCTCTTCCCTTAGGAGACATGTGagaactcacactggagagaaaccctatggcTGTATTCAATGTGGAAAAACCTTCAGTCAGAATTCTTCACTTACTATACAcaagagaattcatactgggagAGAAACCTTGTAA